The proteins below come from a single Streptomyces sp. M92 genomic window:
- a CDS encoding ABC transporter permease yields MGMTQQAEPAVDTPPAPGPKETDGRTRQRSLTLRLLARPEVGVFLGAVAVFVFFLIAAPTVREGGSMATVLYQSSTIGIMALPVALLMIGGEFDLSAGVAVVTSALTASMLSYQLTMNVWVGVIVALVVSLAVGAFNGWVLVKTGLPSFLVTLGTFLILQGVNLAVTKLVTGNVATDDISDMDGFDQAKALFASSFDVGGVQVKVTVVWWLAFAALATWVLLRTKYGNWIFAVGGSKESARAVGVPVTFTKITLFMLVGFGAWFVGMHQLFSFNTVQSGEGVGQELIYIAAAVIGGCLLTGGYGSAIGPVFGAFMFGMVNQGIVYAGWNPDWFKAFLGVMLLGAVLINLYVRRAATRR; encoded by the coding sequence ATGGGCATGACCCAACAGGCTGAGCCGGCGGTGGACACACCGCCGGCCCCCGGCCCGAAGGAGACCGACGGACGGACCAGGCAGCGCTCCCTGACGCTGCGCCTGCTCGCCCGGCCCGAGGTCGGGGTCTTCCTCGGCGCCGTCGCCGTGTTCGTCTTCTTCCTGATCGCCGCGCCCACGGTCCGCGAGGGCGGCTCCATGGCGACGGTGCTGTACCAGTCGTCCACCATCGGCATCATGGCGCTGCCGGTGGCGCTGCTGATGATCGGCGGCGAGTTCGACCTGTCCGCCGGTGTCGCCGTCGTCACCTCCGCGCTCACCGCGAGCATGCTCAGCTACCAGCTGACCATGAACGTCTGGGTGGGCGTGATCGTCGCCCTCGTGGTCTCCCTCGCGGTCGGCGCCTTCAACGGCTGGGTGCTGGTGAAGACCGGCCTGCCGAGCTTCCTGGTGACGCTCGGCACCTTCCTGATCCTCCAGGGCGTGAACCTCGCGGTCACCAAGCTGGTCACCGGCAACGTCGCCACCGACGACATCAGCGACATGGACGGTTTCGACCAGGCCAAGGCCCTCTTCGCCTCGTCCTTCGACGTCGGCGGCGTCCAGGTGAAGGTCACGGTCGTGTGGTGGCTGGCCTTCGCGGCGCTGGCGACCTGGGTGCTGCTGCGGACCAAGTACGGCAACTGGATCTTCGCGGTCGGCGGCAGCAAGGAGTCCGCCCGCGCGGTCGGCGTCCCCGTCACCTTCACCAAGATCACGCTGTTCATGCTGGTCGGCTTCGGCGCCTGGTTCGTCGGCATGCACCAGCTCTTCTCCTTCAACACCGTGCAGTCCGGCGAGGGCGTCGGCCAGGAGCTGATCTACATCGCCGCGGCCGTCATCGGCGGCTGCCTGCTCACCGGCGGCTACGGCTCCGCCATCGGCCCCGTCTTCGGCGCCTTCATGTTCGGCATGGTGAACCAGGGCATCGTCTACGCAGGCTGGAACCCCGACTGGTTCAAGGCCTTCCTCGGCGTGATGCTGCTCGGAGCCGTCCTCATCAACCTGTACGTCCGCCGCGCGGCGACCCGGAGGTGA
- a CDS encoding sugar ABC transporter substrate-binding protein: MDRSSHARPRGFAPAVALAAAAALTLAGCSSGSGGKKADEEGGPGASAGKANTPRMTVALVTHQAPGDTFWDIVRKGAEAAAAKDNIKLVYSADPNAGNQANLVQNAIDQKVDGIAVTLAKPDALRGVLGKAEKAGIPVVGLNSGLADWKELGLLEFFGQDESVAGEAFGKKLNEVGSKKALCVIHEQGNVGLTQRCDGLKKTFEGSVENLYVNGADKPSVKATVTAKLQEDGDIDHVVTLGAPFAMVAVQSVDETGSKAKVATFDLNKELTGAIEKGDIEFAVDQQPYLQGYLAVDGLWLYKNNGNYSGGGEQPVLTGPAFVDESNVKAVAEFAAKGTR, encoded by the coding sequence ATGGACCGCTCTTCGCACGCCCGCCCCCGCGGATTCGCCCCCGCCGTGGCCCTCGCCGCCGCCGCGGCCCTGACCCTCGCCGGCTGCTCCAGCGGCTCCGGAGGGAAGAAGGCCGACGAGGAAGGGGGCCCGGGCGCCTCCGCGGGCAAGGCGAACACCCCGCGCATGACCGTCGCCCTGGTCACCCACCAGGCGCCCGGCGACACGTTCTGGGACATCGTCCGCAAGGGTGCCGAGGCCGCCGCAGCCAAGGACAACATCAAGCTCGTCTACTCCGCCGACCCGAACGCCGGCAACCAGGCCAACCTGGTGCAGAACGCGATCGACCAGAAGGTCGACGGCATCGCCGTCACCCTTGCCAAGCCGGACGCCCTGCGCGGCGTCCTCGGCAAGGCGGAGAAGGCCGGGATACCGGTCGTCGGGCTCAACTCCGGTCTGGCGGACTGGAAGGAGCTCGGCCTGCTGGAGTTCTTCGGCCAGGACGAGAGCGTGGCGGGCGAGGCGTTCGGCAAGAAGCTGAACGAGGTGGGCTCGAAGAAGGCCCTCTGCGTGATCCACGAACAGGGCAACGTCGGCCTGACCCAGCGCTGCGACGGCCTGAAGAAGACCTTCGAGGGCTCGGTGGAGAACCTCTATGTCAACGGCGCCGACAAGCCCTCGGTGAAGGCGACGGTCACCGCCAAACTGCAGGAGGACGGCGACATCGACCACGTCGTCACCCTCGGCGCCCCGTTCGCCATGGTCGCCGTGCAGTCGGTGGACGAGACCGGCAGCAAGGCCAAGGTCGCCACCTTTGACCTCAACAAGGAGCTGACCGGCGCCATCGAGAAGGGCGACATCGAGTTCGCCGTCGACCAGCAGCCGTACCTCCAGGGCTACCTCGCCGTCGACGGCCTGTGGCTGTACAAGAACAACGGCAACTACAGCGGCGGCGGTGAGCAGCCGGTGCTGACCGGCCCGGCCTTCGTCGACGAGTCCAACGTCAAGGCCGTCGCCGAGTTCGCCGCGAAGGGCACCCGGTGA
- a CDS encoding Gfo/Idh/MocA family protein: MRIAILGLGRIGAFHAETLSCLDAVDSLVVADPFADAARAAAERFGAEIADSPEAVLAAGVDGVVVAAATDAHPDLILAAVEAGVPVFCEKPVARTMTEGVEVLKAVAGHDVPVQIGYNRRFDAAFVAARAAVRAGELGKLHTVRSTTLDPAPPPAAYIAASGGIFRDCAVHDFDVIRWVTGREVSEVYAVGGNRGADFIREAGDADTTGAVLTLDDGTIAVVSNSRHNARGYDVRMEIHGFADSVAVGLEDRLPLRSVEPGTAFPAGVPHDFFMDRFAAAYRAELTAFTEVVAGARPSPCTIEDALEAGWIAEACTLSLREHRPVTVAEVRRG, from the coding sequence ATGCGCATCGCAATCCTCGGCCTCGGCCGCATCGGCGCCTTCCACGCCGAGACCCTCTCCTGCCTGGACGCCGTCGACTCGCTGGTCGTCGCCGACCCGTTCGCGGACGCCGCGAGGGCGGCCGCCGAGCGGTTCGGCGCCGAGATCGCGGACTCCCCCGAGGCGGTGCTGGCCGCCGGGGTGGACGGTGTGGTGGTCGCGGCGGCGACCGACGCCCACCCGGACCTCATCCTGGCCGCCGTCGAGGCGGGCGTGCCCGTCTTCTGCGAGAAGCCCGTCGCCCGCACCATGACGGAGGGCGTCGAGGTGCTCAAGGCGGTCGCGGGCCATGACGTGCCGGTGCAGATCGGCTACAACCGCCGCTTCGACGCCGCCTTCGTCGCGGCGCGGGCGGCCGTGCGGGCGGGTGAGCTGGGCAAGCTGCACACCGTGCGGTCGACCACGCTGGACCCGGCGCCGCCGCCGGCCGCGTACATCGCCGCTTCCGGCGGCATCTTCCGCGACTGCGCGGTGCACGACTTCGACGTCATCCGCTGGGTGACGGGCCGCGAGGTGAGCGAGGTGTACGCCGTCGGCGGCAACCGCGGTGCCGACTTCATCCGGGAGGCGGGCGACGCGGACACCACCGGCGCGGTCCTCACGCTGGACGACGGCACGATCGCCGTGGTCTCCAACAGCCGTCACAACGCACGCGGTTACGACGTCCGCATGGAGATCCACGGCTTCGCCGACTCCGTCGCCGTCGGCCTGGAGGACAGGCTGCCGCTGCGCTCGGTCGAGCCCGGCACGGCCTTCCCCGCCGGTGTGCCGCACGACTTCTTCATGGACCGCTTCGCCGCCGCCTACCGCGCCGAGCTGACCGCGTTCACCGAGGTCGTCGCGGGCGCCCGCCCCTCCCCCTGCACGATCGAGGACGCGCTGGAGGCGGGCTGGATCGCCGAGGCGTGCACCCTGTCGCTGCGGGAGCACCGCCCCGTGACGGTGGCGGAGGTCAGGCGGGGCTGA
- the iolB gene encoding 5-deoxy-glucuronate isomerase produces the protein MTYHLPAGNHLPAGKAAYGVPTVDVTPEKAGWGHAALRVLDLPPGGSHTFDSGDSEWIVLPLSGACTVATADDFGRDTFELAGRADVFSGVSDFAYVPRDARTTVTTAAGGRFALTGARCARRLPARYGPASSVPVELRGTGNCSRQVNNFGAAGAFECDKLIAVEVITPGGNWSSFPPHKHDEHRPGEESVLEEIYYFEFAAHDGTPGFGYQRVSPSGHGQGTDVLAEVRDGDVVLIPDGWHGPSMAVPGHHMYYLNVMAGPEAERAWLIRDHPDHAWIRDTWPDQPVDPRLPLYTAPERSA, from the coding sequence ATGACGTACCACCTCCCGGCGGGCAACCACCTCCCGGCGGGCAAGGCGGCGTACGGTGTGCCGACCGTCGACGTGACGCCCGAGAAGGCCGGCTGGGGCCACGCCGCCCTGCGCGTGCTCGACCTGCCCCCCGGCGGCAGCCACACCTTCGACAGCGGGGACAGCGAGTGGATCGTCCTGCCGCTCAGCGGCGCGTGCACGGTCGCCACGGCCGACGACTTCGGCCGGGACACCTTCGAACTCGCCGGCCGCGCGGATGTGTTCAGCGGCGTCAGTGACTTCGCGTACGTACCCCGCGACGCCCGTACGACCGTGACGACCGCCGCCGGGGGCCGGTTCGCCCTCACCGGCGCCCGCTGCGCCCGCCGCCTGCCCGCCCGCTACGGGCCGGCGTCGTCGGTGCCGGTGGAGCTGCGGGGCACCGGGAACTGCTCGCGGCAGGTCAACAACTTCGGCGCGGCGGGGGCGTTCGAGTGCGACAAGCTGATCGCGGTCGAGGTCATCACCCCCGGCGGCAACTGGTCGTCCTTCCCGCCGCACAAGCACGACGAGCACCGTCCCGGCGAGGAGTCCGTGCTGGAGGAGATCTACTACTTCGAGTTCGCGGCCCACGACGGCACCCCCGGCTTCGGCTACCAGCGCGTCTCCCCCTCCGGGCACGGGCAGGGCACGGACGTTCTGGCGGAGGTGCGCGACGGAGACGTCGTACTGATCCCCGACGGCTGGCACGGACCGTCGATGGCGGTCCCCGGGCACCACATGTACTACCTCAACGTCATGGCCGGCCCGGAGGCCGAACGCGCCTGGCTGATCCGCGACCACCCCGACCACGCCTGGATCCGCGACACCTGGCCGGACCAGCCCGTCGACCCCCGACTCCCCCTCTACACCGCACCGGAGAGGTCCGCATGA
- the iolC gene encoding 5-dehydro-2-deoxygluconokinase has product MAESVPRFDLITMGRIGVDLYPLQTGVPLAEVETFGKFLGGSAANVAVAAARLGRATALITRTGEDPFGGFLHRALKEFGVDDRWVTPVAAYPTPVTFCEIFPPDDFPLYFYRRPKAPDLEIHPEELDLDAVRAASVFWITGTGLSEEPSRTATLAALAHRARSGTTVFDLDWRPMFWTDPDQARPYYAEALRHATVAVGNVDECEIATGVREPRACAEALLAAGVELAVVKQGPKGVLAVHRDGRDAEVPPVPVEVVNGLGAGDAFGGALCHGLLSGWDLERTMRYANAAGALVASRLACSSAMPTGAEVDDLLARATP; this is encoded by the coding sequence ATGGCCGAGTCAGTCCCGCGTTTCGATCTGATCACGATGGGCCGCATCGGGGTCGATCTCTATCCCTTGCAGACGGGCGTACCCCTGGCGGAGGTTGAGACCTTCGGCAAATTCCTCGGCGGTTCGGCCGCCAACGTGGCGGTCGCCGCCGCCCGGCTCGGCCGTGCCACGGCCCTCATCACCCGCACGGGCGAGGACCCGTTCGGCGGCTTCCTGCACCGGGCGCTGAAGGAGTTCGGCGTCGACGACCGCTGGGTCACCCCGGTCGCCGCCTACCCGACCCCCGTCACGTTCTGCGAGATCTTCCCCCCGGACGACTTCCCGCTGTACTTCTACCGCCGCCCGAAGGCCCCCGACCTGGAGATCCACCCCGAGGAGCTGGACCTCGACGCCGTCCGCGCCGCCTCCGTCTTCTGGATCACCGGCACCGGGCTGAGCGAGGAGCCGAGCCGCACGGCGACCCTCGCCGCCCTCGCCCACCGCGCGAGGTCCGGCACCACGGTCTTCGACCTGGACTGGCGCCCGATGTTCTGGACCGACCCCGACCAGGCCCGCCCGTACTACGCCGAGGCGTTGCGGCACGCGACCGTCGCGGTCGGCAACGTCGACGAGTGCGAGATCGCCACGGGCGTACGCGAACCGCGCGCCTGCGCCGAGGCGCTGCTGGCGGCCGGCGTCGAGCTGGCCGTGGTCAAGCAGGGCCCGAAGGGCGTCCTCGCCGTGCACCGCGACGGCCGCGACGCCGAGGTGCCCCCGGTGCCGGTCGAGGTGGTCAACGGCCTCGGTGCGGGCGACGCGTTCGGCGGCGCGCTCTGCCACGGTCTGCTCTCCGGCTGGGACCTGGAGCGGACCATGCGGTACGCCAACGCGGCCGGCGCCCTCGTCGCCTCCCGTCTCGCCTGTTCCTCCGCGATGCCCACCGGGGCGGAGGTCGACGACCTCCTCGCGCGAGCCACTCCCTGA
- a CDS encoding Cgl0159 family (beta/alpha)8-fold protein, whose protein sequence is MSLSIPDLTAVRARHPEAIAEAAARRVRRPLIGGSGRLMIVAADHPARGALGVGDRGLAMANRADLLERLCTALSRPGVDGVLATADVLEDLLLLGVLDDKVVMGSMNRGGLAGAAFEMDDRFTGHRAEDLARLRFDAGKLLLRIDYDDPGSLATMEATARAVDAMAARELPVFVEPFISRRVGDRVRNDLSAEAVTRSIAIASGLGGTSAYTWLKLPVTHDPDDMGEVLETSTLPAVLLGGDIGGSPGDQTAAYERWRKALRLPTVQGMVVGRSLLYPAEGSVEQAVDTAVGLL, encoded by the coding sequence TTGTCCCTCAGCATCCCCGACCTCACCGCGGTCAGAGCCCGCCACCCGGAGGCGATCGCCGAGGCGGCGGCCCGCCGGGTACGCCGTCCGCTGATCGGCGGCTCCGGCCGCCTGATGATCGTGGCCGCCGACCACCCGGCGCGCGGCGCGCTCGGTGTCGGAGACCGCGGGCTGGCCATGGCCAACCGGGCCGACCTGCTGGAACGCCTGTGCACGGCGCTGTCCCGGCCCGGCGTCGACGGGGTGCTCGCCACCGCCGACGTGCTGGAGGACCTGCTGCTGCTCGGGGTGCTGGACGACAAGGTCGTCATGGGCTCCATGAACCGCGGCGGCCTCGCGGGGGCGGCCTTCGAGATGGACGACCGCTTCACCGGTCACCGCGCGGAGGATCTCGCCCGGCTCCGCTTCGACGCGGGCAAGCTGCTGCTGCGCATCGACTACGACGATCCCGGCTCGCTGGCCACCATGGAGGCGACCGCCCGCGCGGTGGACGCGATGGCCGCGCGGGAACTGCCCGTGTTCGTCGAGCCGTTCATCTCCCGCCGCGTCGGGGACCGGGTCCGCAACGACCTGTCCGCCGAGGCCGTCACCCGGTCCATCGCCATCGCCTCGGGACTGGGCGGCACGTCGGCCTACACCTGGCTGAAGCTGCCCGTGACGCACGACCCGGACGACATGGGCGAGGTCCTGGAGACCTCCACGCTGCCCGCCGTCCTGCTCGGCGGCGACATAGGCGGTTCCCCCGGGGACCAGACCGCCGCCTACGAACGCTGGCGCAAGGCGCTGCGGCTGCCCACCGTGCAGGGCATGGTCGTCGGCCGTTCGCTGCTCTACCCGGCCGAGGGCAGTGTGGAACAGGCGGTGGACACGGCCGTCGGGCTGCTGTGA
- a CDS encoding VOC family protein — translation MTSRLNPYLSFDGDARQAMEFYEQVFGGTLSLNTFGESGMPDSAYTDKIMHAMLETPGGFTLMASDTPPGMDCTPGTNFSVSLSGDDEAELRGYWEKLSAGGSVAVPLEKQMWGDVFGMCTDRYGVPWMVNISEPAG, via the coding sequence ATGACCTCGCGTCTCAATCCGTACCTGAGCTTCGACGGCGACGCCCGACAGGCGATGGAGTTCTACGAGCAGGTGTTCGGCGGCACCCTGTCGCTGAACACCTTCGGCGAGTCCGGCATGCCCGACAGCGCCTACACCGACAAGATCATGCACGCCATGCTGGAGACACCGGGCGGCTTCACCCTGATGGCCTCGGACACCCCGCCCGGCATGGACTGCACCCCGGGCACCAACTTCTCGGTGAGCCTCAGCGGCGACGACGAGGCCGAGCTGCGCGGCTACTGGGAGAAGCTGTCCGCCGGCGGCTCCGTCGCCGTGCCGCTGGAGAAGCAGATGTGGGGGGACGTCTTCGGCATGTGCACGGACCGGTACGGCGTCCCCTGGATGGTGAACATCAGCGAGCCGGCGGGCTGA
- a CDS encoding sugar phosphate isomerase/epimerase family protein produces the protein MPTALDRIRVGSAPDSWGVWFPDDPRQVPWERFLDEVTDAGYEWIELGPYGYLPTDPARLTDEVTRRGLRVSAGTIFCGLHRGPSEWDATWEQVSRVAALTQAMDAKHLVVIPSFWRDDKTAEILEPPELTGEQWSHLTKGMERLGHEVRERYGLDIVVHPHADTHIDNEEHVERFLDATDSDLVSLCLDTGHYAYCGGDSVKLIETYAERIGYLHLKQVDPEILADVRANGVPFGPAVQRGVMCEPPAGVPELGPVLTAAQGLGVDLFAIVEQDMYPCEPDKPLPIAVRTRKFLRSCGA, from the coding sequence ATGCCCACCGCCCTGGACCGCATCCGCGTCGGCTCGGCCCCCGACTCCTGGGGCGTCTGGTTCCCCGACGACCCGCGGCAGGTCCCCTGGGAACGCTTCCTGGACGAGGTCACCGACGCCGGCTACGAGTGGATCGAGCTCGGCCCCTACGGCTACCTCCCCACCGACCCCGCCCGCCTCACCGACGAGGTGACCCGGCGCGGCCTCAGGGTCTCCGCCGGCACCATCTTCTGCGGCCTGCACCGCGGCCCCTCCGAATGGGACGCCACCTGGGAACAGGTCAGCCGCGTCGCAGCCCTCACCCAGGCGATGGACGCCAAGCACCTCGTCGTCATCCCGTCCTTCTGGCGCGACGACAAGACCGCCGAGATCCTGGAGCCGCCGGAGCTGACCGGCGAGCAGTGGTCCCACCTGACCAAGGGCATGGAACGCCTCGGCCACGAGGTACGGGAGCGCTACGGCCTGGACATCGTCGTCCACCCGCACGCCGACACCCACATCGACAACGAGGAGCACGTCGAACGCTTCCTCGACGCCACCGACTCCGACCTGGTGAGCCTCTGCCTGGACACCGGCCACTACGCCTACTGCGGCGGCGACAGCGTCAAGCTGATCGAGACCTACGCCGAGCGCATCGGCTACCTCCACCTCAAGCAGGTCGACCCGGAGATCCTCGCCGACGTACGCGCGAACGGCGTCCCGTTCGGGCCGGCCGTGCAGCGCGGGGTGATGTGCGAGCCGCCCGCCGGAGTGCCCGAGCTGGGACCCGTGCTCACCGCGGCCCAGGGACTCGGCGTCGACCTGTTCGCCATCGTCGAGCAGGACATGTACCCGTGCGAGCCGGACAAGCCGCTGCCCATCGCGGTACGCACCCGGAAGTTCCTGCGCTCCTGCGGCGCCTGA
- a CDS encoding ATP-binding cassette domain-containing protein, producing MTSKTPGTHGAVLADPAPEREGRPIVELRGAGKAYGNIRALHGVGLAVHPGRVTCVLGDNGAGKSTLIKIISGLHQHTEGEFLVDGEPVRFSTPRDALARGIATVYQDLATIPLMPVWRNFFLGSEMTRGPWPVRRLDIARMKRTADEELRNMGIVLDDLEQPIGTLSGGQRQCVAIARAVYFGARVLILDEPTAALGVKQSGVVLKYIAAARERGLGVIFITHNPHHAYLVGDHFSVLRLGTLELSAARADITLEELTNHMAGGAELAALKHELAQAGGVDVAALPEESEAPAPDDTTPSGTVAPAEGKA from the coding sequence ATGACCAGCAAGACCCCCGGCACCCACGGCGCCGTCCTCGCCGACCCCGCACCCGAGCGGGAGGGCCGGCCGATCGTCGAACTGCGCGGCGCCGGCAAGGCCTACGGCAACATCCGCGCCCTGCACGGCGTCGGCCTCGCCGTCCATCCCGGACGGGTGACCTGCGTCCTCGGTGACAACGGCGCCGGCAAGTCCACCCTCATCAAGATCATCTCCGGGCTGCACCAGCACACCGAGGGCGAGTTCCTCGTCGACGGCGAACCGGTGCGCTTCAGCACGCCGCGCGACGCCCTCGCCCGGGGCATCGCCACCGTCTACCAGGACCTCGCGACCATCCCGCTGATGCCGGTGTGGCGGAACTTCTTCCTCGGCTCCGAGATGACCAGGGGTCCCTGGCCCGTCCGCCGTCTCGACATCGCCCGCATGAAGCGGACCGCCGACGAGGAACTGCGCAACATGGGCATCGTCCTGGACGACCTGGAACAGCCCATCGGCACCCTCTCCGGCGGACAGCGCCAGTGCGTCGCCATCGCCCGCGCCGTCTACTTCGGCGCCCGCGTCCTCATCCTCGACGAGCCCACCGCCGCCCTCGGCGTCAAGCAGTCCGGCGTCGTCCTCAAGTACATCGCCGCCGCCCGCGAACGCGGACTCGGCGTCATCTTCATCACCCACAACCCCCACCACGCCTACCTGGTCGGCGACCACTTCAGCGTGCTCCGCCTGGGCACCCTCGAACTGAGCGCCGCCCGCGCCGACATCACCCTCGAGGAACTCACCAACCACATGGCGGGCGGCGCCGAACTGGCCGCCCTCAAGCACGAACTGGCACAGGCCGGCGGCGTGGACGTGGCGGCGCTCCCGGAGGAGTCGGAGGCTCCCGCGCCCGACGACACCACCCCGTCCGGCACCGTCGCACCCGCCGAAGGGAAGGCCTGA
- the iolD gene encoding 3D-(3,5/4)-trihydroxycyclohexane-1,2-dione acylhydrolase (decyclizing): protein MSAAATRRLTAAQALVRFLAAQHTERDGVRRRLIAGTWGVFGHGNVAGIGQALVEYADVMPYHQGRSEQAMVHAAVGHARHLNRLSAQAVTTSIGPGATNLVTGAALATINRLPVLLLPGDYFASHAADPLLQQLEHPVEADVSVNDTLRPVSRYFDRITRPEALVASALQAVRVLTDPAETGAVTLALPQDVQAEAYDWPEEFFADRVWRVRRPAPDPVELAEAVRAVRAAERPLIVAGGGVHHSEAEEALRALADATGIPVASTQAGKGALRHDHPADLGGIGHTGTTVADDLARTADLVIGVGTRYSDFTTASGTLFQHPGVRFLNLNITAFDAHKLAARTLVCDARTGLTALAEGLSGHRVDAAYESEYRAGKSRWEGVVRAAYHADDDSAVPTQTQVLGALDAVVGDEDVVINAAGSLPGDLHKLWRARSPRQYHLEYGYSCMGYEIPAALGVQQAAPGTPVWALVGDGTYLMNPTEIVTAVQENLPVKMVLVQNHGYASIGGLSESVGAERFGTAYRHRVADGSFTGAPLPVDLAANAASLGMEVLRAKTVRELREALRTARASDRPTCVYVETDPTPTAPAAEAWWDVPVAEVSAREAATDARAQYERAVADRRRHL from the coding sequence ATGAGCGCCGCCGCCACCCGCCGACTGACCGCCGCCCAGGCCCTGGTGCGCTTTCTGGCCGCCCAGCACACCGAACGCGACGGCGTACGGCGCCGCCTGATCGCGGGCACCTGGGGCGTCTTCGGCCACGGCAACGTGGCCGGGATCGGCCAGGCCCTCGTCGAGTACGCCGACGTCATGCCGTACCACCAGGGCCGCAGCGAACAGGCCATGGTGCACGCGGCCGTGGGCCACGCCCGGCACCTCAACCGCCTGTCCGCGCAGGCGGTGACGACGTCCATCGGCCCCGGCGCCACCAACCTGGTCACCGGCGCCGCCCTCGCCACGATCAACCGCCTCCCGGTCCTCCTGCTCCCCGGCGACTACTTCGCCTCGCACGCCGCCGACCCGCTGCTCCAGCAGCTGGAGCACCCGGTCGAGGCCGACGTGTCGGTCAACGACACCCTGCGCCCCGTCTCCCGCTACTTCGACCGGATCACCCGCCCCGAGGCCCTCGTCGCCTCCGCGCTCCAGGCGGTACGGGTGCTCACCGACCCGGCCGAGACCGGCGCCGTCACCCTCGCGCTCCCCCAGGACGTGCAGGCGGAGGCGTACGACTGGCCCGAGGAGTTCTTCGCCGACCGCGTCTGGCGGGTGCGGCGTCCGGCGCCCGACCCGGTGGAACTGGCCGAGGCGGTCCGCGCGGTCCGCGCCGCCGAACGCCCGCTGATCGTCGCGGGCGGCGGCGTCCACCACAGCGAGGCCGAGGAGGCGCTGCGGGCGCTGGCGGACGCCACCGGCATCCCGGTCGCCTCCACCCAGGCCGGCAAGGGCGCCCTGCGCCACGACCACCCGGCGGACCTCGGCGGCATCGGCCACACCGGCACCACCGTCGCCGACGACCTCGCCCGCACCGCCGACCTGGTGATCGGCGTCGGCACCCGCTACTCGGACTTCACCACCGCCTCCGGCACCCTCTTCCAGCACCCCGGCGTCCGCTTCCTCAACCTCAACATCACCGCCTTCGACGCCCACAAGCTCGCCGCCCGCACCCTGGTCTGCGACGCCCGGACCGGGCTCACCGCGCTGGCGGAGGGACTGTCCGGCCACCGCGTGGACGCGGCGTACGAGTCCGAGTACCGCGCGGGCAAGTCCCGCTGGGAGGGGGTCGTACGGGCCGCCTACCACGCCGACGACGACAGCGCCGTCCCCACCCAGACGCAGGTGCTGGGCGCGCTGGACGCGGTCGTCGGCGACGAGGACGTGGTGATCAACGCGGCCGGTTCGCTCCCGGGCGACCTGCACAAGCTGTGGCGGGCCCGCTCCCCGCGCCAGTACCACCTGGAGTACGGCTACTCCTGCATGGGCTACGAGATCCCGGCCGCGCTCGGCGTCCAGCAGGCGGCGCCGGGCACACCCGTGTGGGCCCTGGTGGGGGACGGCACGTACCTGATGAACCCGACGGAGATCGTCACCGCCGTGCAGGAGAACCTGCCGGTGAAGATGGTCCTCGTGCAGAACCACGGCTACGCCTCGATCGGCGGTCTGTCCGAGTCGGTGGGCGCCGAGCGCTTCGGCACGGCGTACCGCCACCGGGTGGCCGACGGCTCCTTCACCGGCGCTCCACTGCCCGTCGACCTCGCCGCCAACGCGGCCAGCCTCGGTATGGAGGTGCTGCGCGCCAAGACCGTACGGGAGCTGCGCGAGGCCCTGCGGACGGCCCGCGCGTCGGACCGGCCGACGTGCGTCTACGTCGAGACCGATCCCACGCCGACCGCTCCCGCCGCCGAGGCCTGGTGGGACGTGCCGGTGGCCGAGGTGTCCGCCCGCGAGGCCGCAACCGACGCCCGCGCGCAGTACGAACGCGCGGTCGCCGACCGCCGCCGCCACCTCTGA